A genomic window from Candidatus Methylacidiphilum fumarolicum includes:
- a CDS encoding serine hydrolase domain-containing protein, which yields MKGFLRELGYFLYYFFFLFGSSSFLLSKPAYVLSELQIQNAASYSRAHNHLSLLIIKNGQVLHEEYAPGNSPYLRHRIFSGTKGFWGVIAMKALEERLLSLQEPVASTIEEWSNGNHNDPRKKITIYDLLHFTDGIEPAFYLHNDGFLDRNLHALLLKPVRAPGTVFTYGPSHLQIFCEILNRKLKQKGMTTSRYIEEKLLFPLGIQQVEFKKDGHGNPLLAAGFRLTPKEWARLGELILQKGWYRGKSIISWPYLKECFQGSSANPLYGIGFWVNTLAPYGREIDVEQELSKPWEKENWQRASLCNDAPSDLIESIGSANQRLFVIPSMNLIIVRQSHGGGFSDRTFLKLLFGKN from the coding sequence ATGAAGGGGTTTTTAAGGGAGTTGGGCTATTTTCTTTATTATTTTTTCTTCCTCTTTGGTAGCAGTTCTTTTCTTCTTTCAAAACCCGCCTATGTCCTTTCTGAACTACAAATCCAGAACGCCGCTTCCTATTCAAGAGCACACAACCATTTATCTCTTCTTATCATCAAAAATGGCCAGGTACTTCACGAAGAATATGCTCCGGGGAACAGTCCTTATCTCCGACACCGAATATTCAGTGGAACAAAAGGCTTTTGGGGCGTAATTGCCATGAAGGCCTTGGAAGAAAGGCTTCTTTCCTTACAAGAACCCGTAGCTTCAACAATAGAAGAATGGAGCAATGGCAACCATAATGATCCAAGAAAAAAAATAACAATTTATGATCTTTTGCATTTTACTGATGGCATAGAGCCTGCCTTTTATCTACATAACGACGGATTTTTGGATCGGAATCTTCATGCCCTCCTTTTAAAACCAGTAAGAGCGCCAGGGACCGTATTTACATACGGACCTAGTCATTTACAGATTTTTTGCGAGATCCTCAATCGTAAACTAAAGCAAAAGGGGATGACTACTTCTAGATATATCGAAGAAAAATTACTCTTCCCACTGGGTATTCAACAAGTCGAATTTAAGAAAGATGGTCATGGCAATCCTCTTTTAGCCGCAGGCTTTAGATTGACTCCAAAGGAATGGGCGAGACTTGGCGAATTGATCCTCCAGAAAGGCTGGTATAGAGGGAAAAGTATTATTTCTTGGCCCTATTTAAAAGAATGCTTTCAAGGCAGTTCAGCAAACCCTCTCTACGGGATTGGTTTCTGGGTAAATACTCTGGCACCTTATGGAAGAGAAATAGACGTTGAACAGGAACTAAGCAAACCTTGGGAAAAAGAAAATTGGCAAAGAGCCAGTCTTTGTAACGATGCGCCTAGCGATCTTATTGAATCGATTGGTTCAGCCAATCAAAGATTATTCGTTATTCCTTCAATGAACTTAATTATTGTTAGACAGTCGCATGGTGGTGGTTTTTCAGACAGGACTTTCTTAAAGCTTCTTTTCGGGAAAAATTAA
- a CDS encoding N-acetylmuramoyl-L-alanine amidase — translation MKISKTLLFYLFLLLPTSLLAIDSFTTVLIDPGHGGIDNGGSSGRKAPHYLMEKELTLDIARRLANELRKMGFRVIMTRTDDRFVDLDERVRIANGLGKRAILVSIHCDSLSNRKLRGIKTYFWHANSYGLATRIQRSLVKMTGAKDLGVIRRRLRLTRNPTIPSVLCECGFMTNPFENKLLASPSYRQTLAIALAQGINEEKRLGDFGISPVPEIWAPLSRPTDAHRHVYHKKTKKRKQLKKIEALLGTKSFHS, via the coding sequence GTGAAAATCTCTAAGACACTTCTTTTCTATCTTTTTCTTCTATTGCCTACTTCTCTTCTAGCGATTGATTCCTTTACGACCGTTCTCATTGACCCTGGCCATGGTGGTATTGACAATGGAGGGAGCAGTGGAAGAAAAGCGCCACATTATTTGATGGAAAAAGAATTGACCCTTGATATAGCTCGAAGACTTGCCAACGAACTAAGAAAAATGGGATTTAGAGTCATCATGACAAGAACGGATGATCGTTTTGTCGATCTAGATGAAAGGGTAAGAATCGCTAATGGCCTTGGAAAACGAGCGATTTTAGTAAGTATTCATTGCGATTCCCTGTCCAATCGTAAGTTAAGAGGTATAAAAACTTACTTCTGGCATGCCAATAGTTATGGATTGGCCACCAGGATCCAAAGAAGTCTTGTGAAAATGACTGGAGCAAAGGATCTTGGCGTGATTCGACGCAGGCTGCGACTAACTCGTAATCCTACTATACCTTCCGTACTTTGTGAATGTGGCTTTATGACCAATCCCTTTGAAAACAAGCTCTTGGCTAGTCCTTCTTATAGACAAACCCTGGCGATAGCCCTTGCCCAAGGGATCAATGAAGAAAAGCGGCTTGGTGACTTTGGAATTAGCCCTGTACCTGAAATTTGGGCGCCTCTTTCTAGGCCCACTGATGCCCATCGTCATGTGTATCACAAAAAAACCAAGAAAAGAAAACAACTAAAAAAGATTGAAGCTCTCTTAGGAACCAAAAGCTTCCATAGTTAA
- a CDS encoding phosphopantothenoylcysteine decarboxylase domain-containing protein — translation MKILVTCGPSFEPIDDVRRITNFSTGRLGIQLSTFFSLSGFEVICVLGSLSTVRPQNPPFKLYSFDTNEGLWNTIKGLAQEHCFNAVFHAAALCDFQVKEIVDQHGKEAVKTKIATDREYWMRIVPARKLLENFRAIFPKALITGWKYEVSGNYETVYKKGKQQIERSGSDYCVLNGPAYGLGYGILNKQGEVFHASSVENIGVFFIDKIVASS, via the coding sequence ATGAAGATATTGGTTACCTGCGGTCCAAGCTTTGAACCAATCGACGATGTCCGAAGGATAACAAATTTTTCCACTGGTAGGCTTGGCATTCAATTATCCACCTTTTTTTCCCTTTCTGGCTTTGAAGTGATCTGTGTGCTTGGCAGTTTATCTACAGTCCGACCGCAGAATCCTCCATTTAAGCTCTATTCTTTCGATACTAACGAAGGACTATGGAATACCATTAAAGGGCTAGCTCAAGAACATTGCTTTAATGCTGTCTTTCATGCGGCTGCTCTTTGTGATTTTCAAGTCAAAGAAATCGTTGATCAGCATGGAAAAGAAGCAGTAAAAACTAAAATAGCCACTGATAGAGAATATTGGATGCGGATTGTTCCGGCTAGGAAATTGCTCGAAAATTTTCGAGCAATTTTTCCCAAAGCCCTTATTACCGGTTGGAAATACGAAGTCAGTGGCAATTACGAGACTGTCTACAAAAAAGGAAAACAACAGATCGAACGGTCTGGATCAGATTATTGCGTTCTCAATGGTCCCGCCTATGGACTAGGATATGGAATTTTAAACAAACAAGGAGAGGTCTTTCATGCCAGTTCAGTAGAAAAC
- the lipA gene encoding lipoyl synthase, protein MEQLLMARKPSWLRAKIPGGAAYNEIRNIVSLYHLHTVCESALCPNIGECWGRKTATLMILGDRCTRSCRFCAVTTAKPLGVDPEEPKNVALAIQAMGLKYAVITSVARDDLKDGGADIWAKTIREVRALNPHTKIEVLIPDFRGNRESLRKVLEAKPDVLNHNVETVPRLQKLVRPQARYDRSLEVLKTSAKEGFLTKTGLMLGIGETEKEIESTLLELRQVGVQILTLGQYLRPSKNHLPIDRWVHPEEFQSWKEYGLKIGFSHVESGPLVRSSYHADEHLKHQ, encoded by the coding sequence ATGGAACAATTACTTATGGCAAGAAAACCCTCGTGGCTCAGGGCAAAAATTCCGGGGGGAGCGGCTTATAACGAAATCCGCAATATAGTCAGTCTTTACCATCTTCATACAGTTTGTGAAAGTGCTCTTTGTCCGAATATTGGAGAATGTTGGGGTAGGAAAACGGCAACCCTGATGATTCTAGGTGATAGATGCACGCGCAGCTGTCGGTTCTGTGCGGTAACTACGGCTAAGCCCTTAGGGGTAGATCCCGAGGAGCCTAAAAACGTGGCTCTTGCTATTCAAGCAATGGGACTGAAATATGCTGTCATCACCTCTGTGGCCCGAGACGATCTAAAAGATGGTGGAGCGGATATATGGGCCAAAACTATTAGAGAAGTCAGGGCTTTGAACCCGCATACAAAGATTGAAGTCCTTATTCCAGATTTTAGGGGAAATAGAGAAAGTCTAAGGAAGGTGCTCGAGGCAAAACCCGATGTTTTGAACCACAACGTAGAAACTGTCCCGAGGTTACAAAAACTGGTCCGTCCCCAAGCGCGATATGACCGATCCCTAGAAGTCCTTAAAACATCAGCAAAAGAAGGCTTTCTAACGAAAACCGGCTTGATGCTTGGAATTGGAGAAACGGAAAAGGAAATAGAAAGCACCCTATTGGAACTTCGACAGGTTGGCGTTCAAATTCTTACTTTAGGGCAATACTTACGACCTTCAAAAAATCATCTTCCGATCGACAGATGGGTTCATCCTGAAGAATTCCAAAGCTGGAAAGAATATGGATTAAAAATTGGATTTAGCCATGTGGAATCTGGTCCTTTAGTCCGCAGTTCTTATCATGCCGATGAACACTTGAAGCATCAGTGA